One region of Aurantimonas sp. HBX-1 genomic DNA includes:
- the glcE gene encoding glycolate oxidase subunit GlcE, which produces MTQTDVHPAASTLRPTTPDEVRDIVAAAISAEEPLAIEGHGSKRGLGRPVQAARTLSLAAMSGVTLYEPEELVLSAKAGTPIAEIEQLLDDNNQRLEFEPLDYGPLHGLEPGQGTLGGVVACNLAGPRRLKQGAARDHILGVAAVSGRGEIFKSGGRVVKNVTGYDLSKGLTGAFGTLAVMTDITVKVLPKSETETTLVLRGLGDDAAAGAMAAAMGSSAEVSAAAHLPMFVAARVASGTLGKEAATLIRLEGFGPSVEARAAHLGAALARVAPLERLEADASRALWRDVRDVRPFADGTAKPVWRLSVTPTRGHEIVMSLRMQTAIDAFYDWQGGLVWMRMEGEPSAALVRETVRRFGGGHATLVRASEPVRAATEIFQPQPGPLAGLTRRLKEQFDPQGVLNPGRMG; this is translated from the coding sequence ATGACCCAGACTGACGTGCATCCCGCCGCCTCGACCCTGCGTCCGACTACCCCGGATGAGGTCCGCGACATCGTCGCGGCGGCGATCTCGGCGGAAGAGCCGCTGGCGATCGAGGGCCACGGCTCGAAACGGGGGCTCGGCCGCCCGGTCCAGGCGGCGCGCACCCTGTCGCTGGCGGCGATGAGCGGCGTCACGCTCTACGAGCCGGAGGAACTCGTGCTTTCGGCCAAGGCCGGCACGCCGATCGCCGAGATCGAGCAGCTGCTCGACGACAACAACCAGCGCCTCGAGTTCGAGCCGCTCGACTACGGTCCGCTGCACGGGCTGGAGCCGGGGCAGGGCACGCTCGGCGGCGTCGTCGCCTGCAATCTCGCCGGGCCGCGCCGCCTGAAGCAGGGGGCGGCGCGCGACCATATCCTCGGCGTCGCCGCCGTCTCCGGCCGCGGCGAGATCTTCAAGTCCGGCGGGCGCGTGGTGAAGAACGTCACCGGCTACGACCTCTCCAAGGGGCTGACCGGCGCGTTCGGCACGCTGGCGGTGATGACCGACATCACGGTGAAGGTGCTGCCGAAGAGCGAGACCGAGACCACGCTCGTGCTGCGGGGGCTCGGCGACGATGCCGCCGCCGGCGCCATGGCCGCTGCGATGGGTTCGTCGGCGGAGGTCTCGGCCGCGGCGCATCTGCCGATGTTCGTCGCCGCACGGGTCGCGTCCGGCACGCTCGGCAAGGAGGCCGCGACGCTGATCCGGCTGGAAGGCTTCGGCCCTTCGGTGGAGGCGCGCGCTGCGCATCTGGGCGCCGCCCTGGCGCGGGTCGCGCCACTGGAGCGGCTGGAGGCCGACGCCTCCCGCGCGCTCTGGCGCGACGTTCGCGACGTCCGTCCCTTTGCCGACGGCACGGCCAAGCCGGTCTGGCGCCTCTCCGTCACGCCGACGCGCGGGCACGAGATCGTCATGAGTCTGCGCATGCAGACGGCGATCGACGCCTTCTACGACTGGCAGGGCGGGCTGGTGTGGATGCGGATGGAAGGCGAGCCGTCGGCTGCCCTGGTGCGCGAGACGGTCCGCCGCTTCGGCGGCGGGCACGCGACGCTGGTGCGGGCGTCCGAGCCGGTGCGCGCGGCGACCGAAATCTTCCAGCCGCAGCCGGGACCGCTTGCCGGCCTGACGCGGCGGCTGAAGGAGCAGTTCGACCCGCAGGGCGTGCTCAATCCGGGCCGGATGGGATAA
- a CDS encoding Uma2 family endonuclease produces MSAIEELERRNATRFDERAFVDFLKSIEGRSGWDGGRWELIDGVPIDMPPATLRHGAIARVFERLLASALSQNGLPLEATREVGVSHPSDPTFRPVADIVVFDPKEELTSGDERFLKSCRLVAEVLSPSTEPYDLVFKRRRYVEQPDCIHVLMIEQDRMRVRHWARRNDWTETVYEGPDDPIDLPEFGFTCRLRDLYARTDLA; encoded by the coding sequence ATGAGCGCGATCGAGGAACTGGAGCGCCGCAACGCCACGCGGTTCGATGAGCGCGCTTTCGTGGATTTTCTTAAGTCGATCGAAGGCCGGTCGGGCTGGGACGGCGGCCGCTGGGAACTGATTGACGGGGTACCGATCGACATGCCGCCAGCCACCTTGCGTCACGGTGCGATCGCGCGCGTCTTCGAACGCCTCCTGGCCTCCGCGCTGAGCCAGAACGGCTTGCCGCTCGAAGCCACGCGGGAAGTGGGCGTCAGCCATCCCTCCGACCCGACCTTCCGCCCCGTCGCCGACATCGTCGTCTTCGACCCGAAAGAGGAGCTGACGTCTGGCGACGAGCGGTTCCTCAAGAGCTGCAGGCTGGTGGCCGAGGTGCTTTCGCCTTCGACCGAACCCTACGACCTGGTCTTCAAGCGCCGCCGCTACGTCGAACAGCCGGATTGCATTCACGTCCTGATGATCGAGCAGGACCGCATGCGTGTTCGCCACTGGGCCCGCCGAAACGATTGGACGGAGACGGTCTACGAAGGACCGGACGACCCTATCGACCTTCCGGAGTTCGGCTTCACCTGCCGGCTCCGCGACCTCTACGCCCGGACCGATCTCGCATGA
- a CDS encoding ASCH domain-containing protein has protein sequence MLFRQHILERIASGEVTLAFRRWKRQPIRGGARLRTARGEVIFGSVQEVDEGSLTEDDAIKAGYGSLAELTDDLQSGEDRNLYRMEIVGLEEDGRIALREDDGLSAEEAGLLAKSFDRWDRANSAPNYHRRILDAIAATPEVSAAALARSLAVDKVKLKRDIRKLKEFGLTKSMSVGYRLSPRGEALLGMISEKGQ, from the coding sequence ATGCTGTTCAGGCAGCATATCCTGGAGCGTATCGCGAGCGGCGAGGTCACGCTTGCCTTTAGGCGCTGGAAGCGACAGCCAATCCGCGGCGGCGCCAGGCTGCGGACCGCCCGCGGGGAAGTGATCTTTGGCAGCGTTCAGGAAGTCGATGAGGGTTCCCTGACCGAAGACGATGCCATCAAGGCAGGTTACGGATCGCTGGCTGAGCTCACAGACGATCTGCAATCCGGAGAAGACAGGAACCTCTACCGCATGGAGATCGTCGGGCTGGAAGAAGACGGTCGGATCGCGCTGCGTGAGGATGACGGTTTGAGTGCCGAGGAGGCAGGCTTGCTGGCCAAAAGCTTCGACCGATGGGATCGCGCCAATAGCGCGCCGAACTACCATCGGCGCATACTGGATGCGATTGCCGCCACACCCGAAGTTTCTGCCGCGGCGCTCGCCCGAAGCCTCGCCGTGGACAAGGTCAAGCTCAAGCGCGACATCCGCAAGCTCAAGGAGTTCGGGCTGACGAAGAGTATGTCGGTCGGATACCGGCTTTCACCGAGAGGCGAGGCCTTGCTCGGTATGATCTCGGAGAAGGGCCAATGA
- a CDS encoding FAD-linked oxidase C-terminal domain-containing protein: MSVMMPKPSQAILSRRAAIVAALRAIVPGEGVVDAANEMAVFESDGLTAYRQMPLVVVLPDTVAQVAAVLAYCHANDIPVVPRGSGTSLSGGALPLEDGVLLVLSKFNKVIEIDYDNRCAVVQPGVTNLGITKAVEGRGFYYAPDPSSQIACSIGGNVAENSGGVHCLKYGLTANNVLGIEFVTIEGEVMRLGGKHLDAEGYDLLGLMTGSEGLLGVVTEVTVRILQKPETARAVLIGFPTSEQAGECVAAIIAKGIIPGGMEMMDRPAIHAAEDFVHAGYPRDVEALLIVELDGPGAEVDHLLAEVEAIANANGAVTCRVSQSDEERTAFWAGRKAAFPAVGRISPDYYCMDGTIPRKELPKVLAGMKAMSEKYGLRVANVFHAGDGNLHPLILYDANKEGELHRAEEFGNDILRLCVAVGGVLTGEHGVGVEKRDLMPEMFNEDDLKHQQRVKCAFDAKHLLNPGKVFPQLHRCAELGRMHVHKGQVAFPDLPRF, translated from the coding sequence ATGTCGGTCATGATGCCCAAGCCGTCGCAGGCGATCCTATCGCGCCGCGCGGCTATCGTTGCCGCCCTGCGGGCGATCGTGCCCGGTGAGGGTGTCGTCGACGCGGCCAACGAGATGGCGGTCTTCGAATCCGACGGCCTCACCGCCTATCGCCAGATGCCGCTCGTCGTCGTGCTGCCGGACACGGTGGCCCAGGTCGCGGCGGTCCTCGCCTATTGCCACGCCAACGACATTCCGGTGGTGCCGCGCGGATCGGGAACCTCGCTCTCCGGCGGCGCCCTGCCGCTCGAGGACGGGGTGCTGCTCGTCCTGTCGAAGTTCAACAAGGTCATCGAGATCGACTACGACAACCGCTGCGCCGTGGTGCAGCCGGGCGTCACCAATCTCGGCATCACCAAGGCTGTCGAAGGCCGGGGCTTCTACTACGCGCCGGATCCCTCCTCGCAGATTGCCTGCTCGATCGGCGGCAACGTCGCGGAGAACTCCGGCGGGGTGCACTGCCTCAAGTACGGTCTCACCGCCAACAACGTCCTCGGCATCGAATTCGTGACCATCGAGGGCGAGGTGATGCGGCTCGGCGGCAAGCATCTCGACGCCGAGGGCTACGATCTGCTCGGCCTGATGACCGGGTCCGAGGGCCTGCTCGGCGTCGTCACCGAGGTGACGGTGCGCATCCTGCAGAAGCCGGAGACGGCGCGCGCCGTGCTGATCGGCTTTCCGACCTCCGAACAGGCCGGCGAATGCGTCGCAGCGATCATCGCCAAGGGCATCATCCCAGGGGGCATGGAGATGATGGACCGGCCGGCGATCCACGCGGCCGAGGACTTCGTCCATGCCGGCTATCCGCGCGACGTCGAGGCGCTGCTGATCGTCGAGCTCGACGGCCCTGGCGCCGAGGTCGACCATCTCCTCGCCGAGGTCGAGGCGATCGCCAATGCCAACGGCGCGGTGACCTGCCGGGTCTCGCAGTCGGACGAGGAGCGCACCGCCTTCTGGGCCGGCCGCAAGGCGGCGTTCCCGGCGGTCGGGCGCATCTCGCCGGATTACTACTGCATGGACGGCACGATCCCGCGCAAGGAGCTGCCGAAGGTGCTGGCCGGCATGAAGGCGATGTCGGAGAAATACGGCCTGCGCGTCGCCAACGTCTTTCACGCCGGCGATGGCAATCTGCACCCGCTGATCCTCTACGACGCCAACAAGGAGGGCGAGCTGCACCGGGCCGAGGAATTCGGCAACGACATCCTGCGCCTGTGCGTCGCCGTCGGCGGCGTGCTGACCGGCGAGCACGGCGTGGGCGTGGAAAAGCGCGACCTGATGCCGGAGATGTTCAACGAGGACGATCTGAAGCACCAGCAGCGGGTCAAATGCGCCTTCGACGCCAAGCACCTGCTCAACCCCGGCAAGGTGTTCCCGCAGCTCCACCGCTGCGCCGAACTCGGGCGCATGCACGTCCACAAGGGGCAGGTGGCCTTTCCAGACCTGCCGAGGTTCTGA
- a CDS encoding DUF3422 family protein, whose translation MSEITLRKASVDRFPSDPRRAAVLGELHARPFPLIKPPRVLVVLAFMIDDHGESDLAVLSELSLRQGVPPPAEGARTHSFAFGRGKLRWELHTEFSTYSWDGPPPERFGEAVDGHPFGSGFRAPGLFIAGVRVELRPDDAAGQAALESFDKTSFCFSTMEGGLARAATDFRQDGDGLTRMLVLADDLPPPRAGALAMRLVEIEIYRTLALLGLPLAQSVGPAIQALEGQLMTITEEMTSGAEDSRNLLQEITLAAAQVEASAASVLYRFGASRAYDEIVRERLGAVGEQPIVGQESWSAFLKRRMGPAMRTCRAIEERQASLSEKLSRAANLLRTRIDVELEHQNRDLLASMDRRARLQLRLQQTVEGLSVAAIGYYVVSLFGYIAKAIEHEGSPVSATLLTALFVPVALLIVWLVVRRLRITHMKGSGEDGH comes from the coding sequence ATGAGCGAGATCACATTGCGAAAGGCCTCTGTGGATCGTTTCCCGTCGGATCCGCGTCGCGCGGCCGTGCTCGGGGAACTGCACGCCCGTCCGTTCCCCCTGATCAAGCCGCCGCGCGTTTTGGTCGTTCTCGCCTTCATGATCGACGACCATGGCGAATCCGACCTTGCGGTGCTTTCGGAGCTATCGCTGCGCCAGGGTGTGCCGCCGCCGGCGGAAGGAGCCCGGACGCATTCCTTCGCCTTCGGCAGGGGCAAGCTGCGCTGGGAGCTTCACACCGAATTCTCCACCTATTCCTGGGACGGGCCGCCGCCGGAGCGCTTCGGCGAGGCGGTGGACGGGCACCCGTTCGGCTCCGGGTTCCGGGCGCCGGGGCTGTTCATCGCGGGCGTGCGCGTCGAGCTGCGACCCGACGACGCGGCGGGGCAGGCGGCGCTCGAAAGCTTCGACAAGACCAGCTTCTGCTTCTCGACGATGGAGGGCGGGCTGGCCCGCGCCGCCACTGACTTTCGCCAGGACGGCGACGGATTGACGCGGATGCTGGTGCTTGCCGACGACCTGCCCCCGCCGCGGGCCGGCGCGCTCGCAATGCGTCTTGTCGAAATCGAGATCTACCGCACGCTGGCGCTGCTCGGCCTGCCGCTCGCCCAGTCGGTCGGCCCCGCGATCCAGGCGCTGGAGGGCCAGCTGATGACGATCACCGAGGAGATGACGAGCGGCGCCGAGGACAGCCGCAATCTGTTGCAGGAGATCACGCTCGCCGCCGCGCAGGTCGAGGCGTCGGCCGCCTCGGTCCTCTATCGGTTCGGCGCAAGCCGCGCCTATGACGAGATCGTGCGCGAGCGGCTGGGCGCCGTCGGCGAGCAGCCGATCGTCGGCCAGGAGAGCTGGAGCGCGTTCCTGAAGCGCCGCATGGGCCCGGCCATGCGCACCTGCCGTGCCATCGAGGAGCGACAGGCGAGCCTTTCGGAGAAGCTCAGCCGCGCCGCAAACCTGCTGCGCACCCGCATCGACGTCGAGCTGGAGCACCAGAACCGCGACCTCCTGGCCTCGATGGACCGTCGGGCGCGGCTGCAGTTGCGGCTCCAGCAGACCGTCGAGGGCCTGTCGGTGGCTGCGATCGGCTACTACGTCGTCAGCCTGTTCGGCTATATCGCAAAAGCGATCGAGCACGAGGGTTCGCCGGTGTCGGCGACGCTGCTGACCGCCCTGTTCGTCCCGGTCGCGCTGCTGATCGTCTGGCTCGTCGTCCGGCGGCTGCGCATCACCCACATGAAGGGCAGCGGCGAGGACGGGCATTGA
- a CDS encoding (Fe-S)-binding protein, with translation MNENAVRHDNPPRVALFVTCLVDLFRPSVGFAAIKLLEEAGCAVSVPTAQTCCGQPTYNSGDRADTRAIAEQVIAAFEDFDHVVAPSGSCAAMLKKHYPELFAGDPAWEDRVAAFSGKVHELVSFLTDVRGMTAVAAAVSGTATYHDSCSGLRELGVKRQPRLLLESVEGLELAELKDAEVCCGFGGTFCVKYPDISNAIVTKKARNVGMSGADMLLAGDLGCLMNMDGKLKREGIAVEVRHVAEVLAGMTDTPPIGGRL, from the coding sequence TTGAACGAGAATGCCGTTCGCCACGACAACCCGCCGCGCGTCGCGCTGTTCGTCACCTGCCTCGTCGATCTCTTCCGGCCGAGCGTCGGCTTCGCGGCGATCAAGCTGCTCGAGGAAGCCGGCTGCGCGGTCAGCGTGCCCACGGCGCAGACCTGCTGCGGTCAGCCGACCTACAATTCCGGCGACCGCGCCGATACCCGCGCCATCGCCGAGCAGGTGATCGCGGCGTTCGAGGACTTCGACCATGTCGTCGCCCCGTCCGGCTCCTGCGCCGCGATGCTGAAGAAGCATTATCCCGAGCTCTTCGCCGGCGATCCGGCCTGGGAAGATCGCGTCGCCGCCTTTTCCGGGAAGGTCCACGAACTCGTCAGCTTCCTCACCGACGTGCGCGGCATGACCGCCGTCGCGGCAGCGGTTTCCGGAACCGCGACCTATCACGACTCCTGCTCGGGACTGCGCGAGCTCGGCGTCAAGCGCCAGCCGCGGCTGCTGCTGGAGAGCGTCGAGGGGCTGGAGCTCGCCGAGCTGAAGGACGCCGAGGTGTGCTGCGGCTTCGGCGGCACGTTCTGCGTCAAGTACCCGGACATTTCCAACGCCATCGTCACCAAGAAGGCCCGCAATGTCGGGATGAGCGGTGCCGACATGCTGCTGGCCGGCGACCTCGGTTGCCTGATGAACATGGACGGCAAGCTGAAGCGCGAGGGCATCGCCGTCGAGGTCCGGCACGTGGCGGAAGTGCTGGCCGGCATGACCGACACGCCGCCGATCGGCGGCAGGCTGTGA
- a CDS encoding LutB/LldF family L-lactate oxidation iron-sulfur protein translates to MQITSQTFKANSVKALADVDLQRALGNVERGFIDKRQKAVDALPEFDALRDNAVAIKNHTLKHLDLYIEAYVAKVQASGGIVHFAEDADHANQIFLDIARRRKAKTVTKGKTMISEEIGLNAFLEKNGIVPIETDLGEYIIQLRGEHPSHIIAPAVHVNRDQVEADFRRVHVDLDPMRSLVEPEMLLGEARQILRQKYGEADIGVTGANFLIAETGSSVIVTNEGNGDLTQLLGKCHVVLASIEKLVPTLEDMAQILRVLARSATGQDMSVYTTLSTGPKRPEDPDGPEEYHVILLDNGRSNMLGTEFEDMLRCIRCGACMNHCPVYHAVGGHSYGWVYPGPMGAVLTPSLIGVEKAGHLPNASTFCGRCESVCPMRIPLPKMMRHWREKEFESHLQPTTQRAGLGVWAFFARHPKLYRAAVSIAMPLLKRAGGSKRRFTSLPLAGGWTKWRDLPAPEGKTFMQQYAARTNGAGR, encoded by the coding sequence ATGCAGATCACCTCGCAGACCTTCAAGGCCAATTCCGTCAAGGCGCTCGCCGACGTCGACCTGCAGCGGGCGCTGGGCAATGTCGAGCGCGGCTTCATCGACAAGCGGCAGAAGGCGGTCGACGCCCTGCCCGAGTTCGACGCGCTGCGCGACAACGCGGTGGCGATCAAGAACCACACGCTGAAGCACCTCGACCTCTATATCGAGGCCTATGTCGCCAAGGTGCAGGCCTCGGGCGGCATCGTGCACTTCGCCGAGGATGCCGACCACGCCAACCAGATCTTCCTCGACATCGCCCGGCGCCGGAAGGCGAAGACCGTCACCAAGGGCAAGACGATGATCTCCGAGGAGATCGGGCTCAACGCCTTCCTCGAGAAGAACGGCATCGTGCCGATCGAGACCGATCTCGGCGAGTACATCATTCAGCTGCGCGGCGAGCACCCGAGCCACATCATCGCCCCGGCCGTCCACGTCAACCGCGATCAGGTGGAAGCCGATTTCCGCCGGGTCCATGTCGACCTCGACCCGATGCGCAGCTTGGTCGAGCCGGAGATGCTGCTGGGCGAAGCGCGGCAGATCCTGCGCCAGAAATACGGCGAGGCCGACATCGGCGTCACCGGCGCGAACTTCCTGATCGCCGAGACCGGCTCGTCGGTCATCGTCACCAACGAGGGCAATGGCGACCTCACCCAGTTGCTCGGCAAGTGCCACGTCGTGCTCGCCTCGATCGAGAAGCTGGTGCCGACGCTGGAGGACATGGCGCAGATCCTGCGGGTCCTGGCGCGCTCGGCCACCGGCCAGGACATGAGCGTCTACACGACGCTGTCGACCGGGCCGAAGCGCCCCGAGGATCCGGACGGGCCGGAGGAGTACCACGTCATCCTCCTCGACAACGGCCGCTCCAACATGCTCGGCACCGAATTCGAGGACATGCTGCGCTGTATCCGCTGCGGCGCCTGCATGAACCACTGCCCGGTCTATCACGCGGTCGGCGGCCACTCCTACGGCTGGGTCTATCCGGGCCCGATGGGCGCGGTGCTCACCCCGTCGCTGATCGGGGTCGAGAAGGCCGGGCACCTGCCGAACGCCTCGACCTTCTGCGGCCGCTGCGAAAGCGTCTGCCCGATGCGCATCCCGCTGCCGAAGATGATGCGGCACTGGCGCGAGAAGGAGTTCGAGAGCCACCTGCAGCCGACGACGCAGCGCGCCGGGCTCGGCGTCTGGGCGTTCTTCGCGCGGCATCCGAAGCTCTACCGGGCGGCGGTGTCGATCGCCATGCCGCTCCTGAAGCGTGCAGGGGGATCGAAGCGCCGCTTCACCTCGCTGCCGCTCGCCGGCGGCTGGACGAAATGGCGTGACCTGCCGGCGCCGGAGGGCAAGACCTTCATGCAGCAATACGCGGCGCGCACCAACGGAGCCGGCCGATGA
- a CDS encoding lactate utilization protein: MSASTRDAILGRIRRANGGRPHDPERQRVVDARLAGKAPGIVPQRGQLPKDQQVALFIAMAEKVHATTARIGGYGELPAEVSRWLRENNFPADLRLCEDPRIAGADFGATALTIRRGASDGNDLNALSHAEAGIAETGTLCLVSGPENPTSLNFLPENHIVVIRAADIEGDMEALFPALRQRYGEGTMPRSVNFITGPSRSGDIEQVLLLGAHGPRALHIVIVD, from the coding sequence ATGAGCGCCTCGACCCGCGACGCCATTCTCGGCCGCATCCGCCGCGCCAATGGCGGCCGGCCGCATGATCCCGAGCGCCAGCGGGTGGTCGACGCGCGGCTCGCCGGCAAGGCGCCCGGCATCGTGCCGCAGCGGGGGCAGCTGCCGAAGGACCAGCAGGTGGCGCTGTTCATCGCCATGGCCGAGAAGGTCCACGCCACGACGGCGCGGATCGGCGGCTATGGCGAACTCCCCGCGGAAGTGTCGCGCTGGCTCCGGGAGAACAATTTCCCCGCCGACCTGCGGCTCTGCGAGGATCCGCGCATCGCCGGCGCGGACTTTGGCGCCACCGCCCTGACCATCCGGCGCGGCGCCAGCGACGGCAACGATCTCAACGCCCTGTCGCATGCCGAGGCGGGAATCGCCGAGACCGGCACGCTGTGCCTCGTCTCGGGGCCGGAGAACCCGACCAGCCTCAACTTCCTGCCGGAGAACCACATCGTGGTGATCCGCGCGGCCGACATCGAGGGCGACATGGAGGCGCTGTTTCCTGCCCTGCGCCAGCGCTACGGCGAGGGCACGATGCCGCGCTCGGTGAACTTCATCACCGGGCCCTCGCGCTCCGGCGACATCGAACAGGTGCTGCTGCTCGGCGCCCACGGGCCGCGGGCGCTGCATATCGTCATCGTCGACTGA
- a CDS encoding LysE family translocator, protein MPVEPATLAGFALASLVVLAIPGPTIVMVVGQALAHGRSVALASIAGVGLGDLLSASLSLAGVGVLLSASATGFMLLKWAGAAYLVWMGIRLWRSQPSLPPGVEADDFAPARGLSARVFRDAFLVTLFNPKGIVFFVAFVPQFIDPGRAYAPQAATLVAVFVALGIANALAYVLMAAGARDLVRRKRFLRGLNRLGGTCLVAAGIAAALARRPALP, encoded by the coding sequence ATGCCCGTCGAACCCGCCACCCTTGCCGGCTTCGCCCTCGCCTCGCTGGTCGTGCTGGCGATTCCCGGCCCCACCATCGTGATGGTCGTCGGCCAGGCGCTGGCGCACGGGCGGTCGGTCGCCCTGGCGAGCATTGCCGGTGTCGGTCTCGGCGACCTCCTCTCCGCCAGCCTGTCGCTGGCCGGCGTCGGCGTCCTGCTCTCGGCCTCAGCGACGGGGTTCATGCTGCTGAAATGGGCGGGCGCGGCCTATCTCGTATGGATGGGGATTCGCCTGTGGCGCTCGCAGCCGTCGCTGCCGCCGGGCGTCGAAGCCGACGACTTTGCGCCGGCCCGCGGGCTTTCGGCCCGGGTGTTCCGTGACGCGTTCCTGGTGACGCTGTTCAACCCGAAGGGCATCGTCTTCTTCGTGGCCTTCGTGCCGCAGTTCATCGATCCGGGCCGCGCCTACGCCCCGCAGGCCGCGACCCTCGTGGCGGTCTTCGTCGCCCTCGGCATCGCCAATGCGCTGGCCTACGTGCTGATGGCGGCGGGAGCGCGCGACCTGGTGCGCCGGAAGCGATTCCTGCGCGGCCTCAACCGGCTCGGCGGCACCTGCCTCGTCGCGGCCGGGATCGCCGCCGCCCTCGCCCGGCGGCCGGCACTGCCCTGA
- a CDS encoding 16S rRNA (uracil(1498)-N(3))-methyltransferase has product MPSHDFKSPRLHVDADLAAAEAVPATPVQANYLLNVLRLAEGDSILAFNGRDGEWRCELRKPAKKKLDLLPVERVRLQTPAPDLLYLFAPLKHARLDYMVQKAVEMGAGTLQPVMTQHVQTSRINIDRMRANAIEAAEQCGILSIPECREPVGFAQFLAGWDTARRLVFCDEREDAESPIDTLRAMPASPLALLVGPEGGFSEDERATLRALPFVTVMSLGPRILRADTAAVAALAVLQASVGDWRQG; this is encoded by the coding sequence ATGCCGAGCCACGACTTCAAGAGCCCCCGACTTCACGTCGACGCCGACCTTGCCGCCGCGGAAGCCGTGCCGGCGACGCCCGTCCAGGCCAACTACCTCCTCAACGTGCTGCGGCTCGCCGAAGGGGACAGCATCCTCGCCTTCAACGGTCGCGACGGCGAATGGCGTTGCGAGCTTCGCAAACCCGCCAAGAAGAAGCTCGATCTCCTGCCGGTGGAGCGGGTGCGCCTGCAGACCCCCGCCCCGGACCTTCTCTACCTCTTTGCGCCGCTGAAGCACGCCCGGCTCGACTACATGGTCCAGAAGGCCGTGGAGATGGGCGCCGGCACGCTGCAGCCGGTGATGACGCAGCACGTCCAGACGTCGCGGATCAATATCGACCGGATGCGCGCCAACGCCATCGAGGCCGCCGAGCAGTGCGGCATCCTGTCCATCCCCGAGTGCCGCGAGCCGGTCGGCTTCGCTCAATTCCTCGCCGGCTGGGACACGGCGCGGCGCCTCGTCTTCTGCGACGAGCGCGAGGATGCCGAGAGCCCGATCGACACGCTGCGGGCCATGCCGGCCAGCCCGCTCGCGCTCCTCGTCGGGCCGGAGGGCGGATTTTCCGAGGACGAGCGGGCGACGTTGCGGGCGCTGCCCTTCGTCACCGTGATGTCGCTCGGCCCCCGGATCCTGCGCGCCGACACGGCGGCGGTCGCGGCGCTCGCGGTGCTGCAGGCCTCGGTCGGGGACTGGCGCCAAGGATAA